The following proteins come from a genomic window of Nostoc sp. ATCC 53789:
- the devC gene encoding ABC transporter permease DevC: MILRKKIPVAWLQLRYQKARLIIALLGVVFAVVIVFVQLGIRDALFDSAVRLHQGLQGDCFLISPRSTALIAMESFPERRLSQSLAFPEVNYVAPVYLGFGQWKNPETKDYWRNIFVIGFDIRYQVVDFPGVEENINKLKIPNVVLFDRSSRAEFGPVVADFEQKGNVETEIGNRSSNRRVKVAGLFNLGTSFGSDGNLVTSHLNFLRIFSSRYKGLIDIGLIKLKPGYDAQEFTEKLKTFLPKDVKVLSKEQLIAFEKNYWQTSTAIGFIFNLGVGLGIVVGIVVVYQILYTNVSEHLPQYATLKAIGYQQRYLLSIVLQQALLIAILGYIPGFLISIIQYEFAKKATLLPIVMTIDRAGFVLIATVIMCFVSGATAVRKLKQADPADIF; this comes from the coding sequence ATGATACTTCGCAAAAAAATACCAGTAGCTTGGTTGCAACTTAGATATCAGAAAGCCAGATTAATTATTGCTTTATTAGGAGTGGTTTTTGCTGTAGTAATTGTCTTCGTCCAACTAGGCATTCGAGATGCTTTATTTGACAGTGCTGTTCGTTTGCACCAAGGCTTACAAGGGGATTGTTTTTTGATTAGTCCTCGTTCTACAGCTTTAATTGCTATGGAAAGTTTTCCAGAACGACGTTTATCTCAGTCTTTAGCATTTCCAGAAGTTAACTATGTTGCACCGGTATATTTAGGCTTTGGTCAATGGAAAAATCCCGAAACTAAAGATTATTGGCGGAATATATTTGTGATTGGTTTTGATATTCGCTATCAGGTCGTAGATTTTCCTGGAGTTGAGGAAAATATCAACAAACTAAAAATTCCAAATGTGGTTTTATTTGACCGCAGTTCTCGCGCTGAATTCGGGCCTGTGGTTGCAGATTTTGAGCAAAAAGGTAATGTAGAAACAGAAATTGGTAATCGTTCTTCAAATCGCCGGGTTAAAGTAGCTGGACTATTTAATCTAGGTACATCTTTTGGTTCCGATGGAAATTTAGTCACCAGTCATCTTAACTTCTTAAGGATTTTTAGCTCTCGTTATAAAGGATTAATTGATATTGGTTTAATCAAATTAAAACCAGGATATGATGCCCAAGAGTTTACAGAAAAGTTAAAAACCTTTTTACCTAAAGATGTAAAAGTATTATCAAAAGAACAATTGATTGCTTTTGAAAAAAATTACTGGCAAACTAGTACAGCTATTGGATTTATTTTTAACTTAGGGGTAGGATTAGGAATTGTGGTAGGTATTGTAGTCGTATATCAAATTCTCTATACCAATGTTTCTGAACATTTACCCCAGTATGCCACTTTAAAAGCAATTGGTTATCAACAAAGATACCTTTTATCTATAGTTTTACAGCAAGCATTATTAATTGCAATTTTAGGCTACATACCGGGGTTTTTAATTTCTATAATTCAGTATGAATTTGCTAAAAAGGCAACACTTCTACCTATTGTAATGACAATAGATAGAGCTGGTTTTGTGCTGAT
- a CDS encoding ABC exporter membrane fusion protein translates to MKYQFFAKPVDWRFVVILGAAALATCATSFYLVLNNQLENQKRSQQAIAANNKIQVSPSAVAARGYLEPKGEVIKLSAPTSIQGEGVRVAKLLVKQGDKVKTGQVVAILDNQERLQAALEQAKTEVNVAQAKLEQTKAGAKTGDINAQTAKYQQTRAELEGQLTIQRATIANLAAQLQGEKNSQAATIKRIQAELRYAQTECDRYNSLYQKGVVSASQRDSTCLQNNTTQEQLAEAESNLQKIISTRTEQVKEAQANLNRTLATLKNEVEEAKATLNATAEVRPVDVSVAESELANAQAAVKKSQADLNLAYVRSPKNGQVLKIHTWAGEVISKDGIIELGQTEQMYAIAEVYETDISKVRLGQQATVTSGGLIEELKGNVDEVGLKVGVLNALGTDPVADADTRVVEVKIRLSPQDSQKVANLTNLEVNVMINTESP, encoded by the coding sequence ATGAAATATCAGTTTTTTGCCAAACCTGTAGACTGGAGATTTGTTGTAATTTTAGGCGCTGCGGCTTTAGCTACTTGTGCTACTTCGTTTTATTTAGTTTTAAATAATCAACTAGAAAATCAAAAGCGATCGCAACAGGCTATTGCAGCTAATAATAAAATTCAAGTAAGTCCCAGTGCGGTTGCTGCTAGAGGATATCTAGAGCCTAAAGGAGAAGTAATTAAGCTATCTGCTCCTACTTCTATACAAGGTGAAGGTGTACGAGTTGCAAAGCTACTTGTCAAACAAGGAGACAAGGTAAAAACAGGTCAAGTAGTGGCAATTCTGGATAACCAAGAACGTCTGCAAGCAGCTTTGGAACAGGCAAAAACTGAAGTTAATGTTGCTCAAGCTAAACTAGAACAGACTAAAGCTGGCGCGAAAACAGGAGATATTAACGCTCAAACGGCAAAATATCAACAAACAAGAGCAGAACTAGAAGGTCAACTCACAATTCAAAGGGCAACTATTGCTAATTTAGCAGCTCAGTTACAAGGAGAAAAGAATTCTCAAGCCGCAACCATTAAGAGGATTCAAGCTGAATTGCGATATGCTCAAACTGAATGCGATCGCTATAATTCTTTGTATCAAAAAGGAGTAGTTTCAGCTTCTCAACGAGATAGCACTTGTCTACAAAACAATACTACTCAAGAACAACTTGCAGAAGCTGAATCTAATTTACAGAAAATTATTAGTACTAGAACAGAACAAGTCAAAGAAGCACAAGCCAATTTGAATCGCACATTAGCAACCTTAAAAAACGAAGTTGAAGAAGCCAAAGCAACTCTAAATGCCACCGCAGAAGTCCGCCCTGTAGATGTCAGTGTGGCAGAATCAGAGCTAGCAAATGCCCAGGCTGCTGTGAAAAAATCTCAAGCAGATTTAAATTTGGCTTATGTGCGATCGCCTAAAAATGGACAAGTTTTAAAAATTCACACATGGGCTGGTGAAGTTATTAGCAAAGATGGAATTATCGAGTTAGGTCAGACAGAACAAATGTACGCGATCGCAGAAGTTTATGAAACCGATATTAGTAAAGTTCGTCTTGGTCAACAAGCAACTGTTACCAGTGGTGGATTAATCGAAGAACTGAAAGGCAATGTCGATGAAGTTGGTTTAAAAGTTGGCGTTTTAAATGCTTTAGGAACCGATCCTGTTGCGGATGCAGATACTAGAGTTGTCGAAGTTAAAATTCGTCTGTCTCCACAAGATAGCCAAAAAGTTGCTAACCTCACTAATTTAGAAGTCAACGTCATGATTAATACTGAATCACCATAA